Genomic window (Asticcacaulis excentricus CB 48):
GAACGGCTACCTATGGCTACGACCTTTGGCGGGGCTGAACGCACGTTTAGGGATACAGGGCATCCAACTTTGCCGTTTTCCACCCGGGCAGCGTGTGCGCCGCGTCCCTGAACGCCCCAAAAGATCTCCCCAAGTGCCGGCGCATAGACGACACCGACGACTGGCTCGCCTTGTTTGATCAATGCGATATTGACCGTGAACTCGCCATTTTTTGAGACGAACTCCTTAGTCCCATCCAACGGATCAACGAGATAAAAGAGGTCGCCAATCTCTGGCACAATCCCATTTGAAACTGCTTCTTCCGCGACGACCGGTATCTCCGGGGAGAGCTTTTCGAGCTCGCACAGGATAATGTGCTCGGCTGCGGCATCGGCCTCGGTAACAGGTGATGCATCTGATTTTGTTGAGATATCAAAATCAGATGCATAGATCTCCATGATCTTTGCCCCCGCTTTTAAGGCGATAAGGCTAAGTAAAATCGGGGAAATCTCTGTCACGTTCGAACTCCAAGGCACGCAGGCTAGGCATTAAAGAAACCGCAAGCGCACGGCACGGCCTCAGATTGAAGCCTTAGTCATCTCATCTATCGCACAAATGATATGATACAACGATGAGGCTGGAGCGGGTTCTTCAACAAATAACCCGTCCGGTGTAAGTTTATCCCGATATAGTCCTGCAATCGGCACATCGAAATATAATTCTAAGCCTTCGGCCGCCTTGATGAGTTTTGAGACGCATTCTTCCCTCTCCTCGGCGCTACCGGCTACAGATTGCAGAGCGACATACGCTTTCATTCGCTCTGTTTGGGCCCAAAGCCTCGCTTTTGCGTCTTTGACCGAAAAATCATCCCAGAGTTCGAATATCGTTACATTACGGTGATGGTCCGTGCCGTAATTTTCGGCAATCTCAACCAACCGTTTGGCTGGTGCGATGAACTTGTCGTCCCCGCTTATCGCTGCCCACCGAATTAGAAGCCACGCCCACTCAAACTGATGACCAGGCTCAATGATGCGCCCCATTTCCCCTTCAATCGGGTTCCAGTCGCCATCAAAGTATTCGCGCAAGGAACCATTTTCCGGATGCAAAAACTTATCGAGACAAAGCTCAGCAATCTCCGCCGCAATTTCCTTCCACCGGGCATCGCCGCCTGCCTCAACCCATGCAAGGCAGGCTTCGAACAGGTGCATATGAGGATTTGTTTTCAGCGGCAGCATACGAGGATTGGCTTCCTCAAAGCCCCTAACCGGATGTTTGTATCCGCTTATCAGCGCTTCACGGATTACAATGGCTCTCGATTCAAGATCTTTATCTTGCGGGCGAACTTTGAATGCCGTCGCATATGCGAGGAGCGCGAACGCGTGATCGTAAAAATCGAACTCTGCTCGGACGACCTCCTTATCTGCAGATACGACAGCGTTGAGCAAACCGTCATCTCTAAGCGCTGGTCCGTTAAGCCAAGCAAGACAGGCATCTATGACTTCGTCCGTTTCCCCAGGAAAACCCATGAGGCGGGCTTGGGCGTAACTATAAACTTGTCGGGCAGCGACGCGAGTTCGACGATTTGACCGTTCGGGAATTCCTTTCAAATTAATAGTTTCAAATACCCCCCCGTTGATTTTATCTACTCCCACATCTCGCCAAATCGGCAGCGCCGCGTCAAATAGCCACGATTTCAGTCTGGTTTGGGTCTGTGTCAA
Coding sequences:
- the cysQ gene encoding 3'(2'),5'-bisphosphate nucleotidase CysQ, with product MTEISPILLSLIALKAGAKIMEIYASDFDISTKSDASPVTEADAAAEHIILCELEKLSPEIPVVAEEAVSNGIVPEIGDLFYLVDPLDGTKEFVSKNGEFTVNIALIKQGEPVVGVVYAPALGEIFWGVQGRGAHAARVENGKVGCPVSLNVRSAPPKVVAIGSRSHGSAETEDWLSRYEVESFVAAGSSLKFCRVAQGAADIYPRMGRTMEWDTAAGDAVLRAAGGIVTTLDGQPLFYGKRGRAEASDFANPYFVAYGDISLKKD
- a CDS encoding AGE family epimerase/isomerase, which produces MSNLNERLTQTQTRLKSWLFDAALPIWRDVGVDKINGGVFETINLKGIPERSNRRTRVAARQVYSYAQARLMGFPGETDEVIDACLAWLNGPALRDDGLLNAVVSADKEVVRAEFDFYDHAFALLAYATAFKVRPQDKDLESRAIVIREALISGYKHPVRGFEEANPRMLPLKTNPHMHLFEACLAWVEAGGDARWKEIAAEIAELCLDKFLHPENGSLREYFDGDWNPIEGEMGRIIEPGHQFEWAWLLIRWAAISGDDKFIAPAKRLVEIAENYGTDHHRNVTIFELWDDFSVKDAKARLWAQTERMKAYVALQSVAGSAEEREECVSKLIKAAEGLELYFDVPIAGLYRDKLTPDGLFVEEPAPASSLYHIICAIDEMTKASI